The following coding sequences are from one Thermodesulforhabdus norvegica window:
- a CDS encoding FmdB family zinc ribbon protein has product MPTYEYECRRCGYSFEHFHSISEAGPGNCPVCGGPVKQIITGGTGFIFRGGTPPGKACGYEHTGETCCGRGEPCDKRHCHDR; this is encoded by the coding sequence ATGCCTACCTATGAATACGAATGCAGAAGGTGCGGTTACTCCTTCGAGCACTTTCATTCCATAAGCGAAGCCGGACCGGGGAACTGTCCCGTCTGTGGAGGTCCGGTGAAGCAGATAATAACCGGTGGTACGGGATTCATATTCAGAGGTGGTACACCGCCTGGAAAGGCCTGTGGCTACGAACATACAGGTGAGACCTGCTGCGGAAGAGGCGAACCCTGTGACAAAAGGCACTGTCATGACAGGTGA
- a CDS encoding arsenate reductase ArsC, with translation MNKKRILYLCTGNSCRSQMAEGWTRHLHGDWLEAHSAGVSPHGIDPRAVKVMQEVGIDISGQKSKSIEAVEDLEFDYVITLCDSAKKSCPVFPARTLYVHVPFDDPPVLAMSAESEEEALNHYRRVRDEIGDFVRKLPEFLKSRLHEKTQR, from the coding sequence ATGAACAAAAAGAGAATCCTTTATCTTTGTACCGGAAACTCCTGCAGAAGCCAGATGGCCGAGGGATGGACGCGGCATCTGCACGGTGACTGGCTCGAAGCCCATTCGGCAGGCGTAAGCCCTCACGGCATTGATCCCAGAGCCGTGAAAGTGATGCAGGAAGTGGGGATAGACATTTCCGGTCAGAAGTCCAAGTCCATTGAAGCTGTGGAAGATCTGGAGTTCGACTATGTGATAACCCTTTGCGACAGCGCAAAAAAATCATGTCCTGTCTTTCCTGCCAGAACCCTTTACGTCCACGTTCCCTTCGACGACCCTCCTGTGCTGGCTATGTCTGCCGAGAGCGAAGAAGAGGCGCTTAACCACTACAGGCGCGTAAGGGACGAAATCGGAGACTTCGTAAGAAAGCTGCCCGAGTTCTTAAAAAGCAGACTTCACGAAAAGACCCAGCGGTAA
- a CDS encoding RNA methyltransferase, translating to MAGSNHTPIKPVHRARLDNIAVVLHRPHFPENIGAVARACKNMGIFHLIVVDPLDCDLTRILKMATHASEDVVANMEVYDDLAEALGPFNYIVGTTARRGSQRRTVMNPREVARELIPISQNNRIALLFGPENRGLANRELKLCHTLVTIPTSEFASLNLAQAVMIMLYEIFTASAEFPPDFVPRLASSFELEAMYDHLSRTLAKIHFINPENPEYWMMNIRRFFSRMQLRARDVKIIRGICRQIEWYCEERVERLLREAGVNRVDPEGDCEDRFFGGE from the coding sequence ATGGCAGGGAGCAACCATACCCCAATAAAACCCGTCCACAGGGCTCGGCTTGATAACATTGCCGTCGTACTTCACAGACCTCACTTCCCGGAAAACATAGGGGCTGTGGCGCGGGCATGCAAAAACATGGGCATATTCCACCTGATTGTTGTGGATCCCCTTGACTGCGATCTCACAAGGATCCTCAAAATGGCCACTCATGCCTCCGAAGACGTGGTTGCCAACATGGAAGTTTACGACGACCTTGCCGAGGCTCTTGGGCCCTTCAATTACATAGTCGGCACGACGGCACGGCGGGGTTCTCAGAGGCGAACGGTAATGAACCCCCGGGAGGTGGCCCGGGAGCTCATTCCGATAAGCCAGAACAACAGAATTGCCCTTCTCTTCGGCCCCGAGAACCGGGGCCTGGCCAACCGTGAGCTCAAGCTCTGCCATACCCTTGTGACCATACCCACCTCCGAGTTCGCGTCTCTTAACCTCGCCCAGGCCGTGATGATTATGCTCTACGAGATATTCACCGCATCGGCAGAGTTTCCCCCTGACTTCGTGCCACGCCTTGCCTCAAGCTTTGAGCTTGAAGCCATGTACGACCATCTTTCAAGGACCCTGGCAAAGATTCATTTTATAAACCCCGAGAACCCCGAATACTGGATGATGAACATCCGGAGGTTTTTCAGCCGCATGCAGTTACGGGCAAGAGACGTGAAAATAATCAGGGGGATATGTCGTCAGATCGAATGGTATTGCGAAGAAAGGGTAGAACGTCTCCTCAGGGAAGCCGGTGTTAATCGGGTGGACCCGGAAGGAGACTGTGAAGATCGCTTTTTCGGAGGGGAATGA
- a CDS encoding ATP-binding protein, which produces MKDEKPTEIVIISGKGGTGKTSLTAAFASLTGKCVLADCDVDAADLHLIVNPEVVEVHEFWSGHSAVIKADRCNGCGVCAEYCRFDAVIPRDGRFWIDELSCEGCGLCVRLCPEEAVDFIPRLCGHWMISETSFGPMVHAQLGIGAENSGRLVSVVRKQAREIARRRAIPLVLVDGPPGIGCPVISSVTGADLVVVVVEPTLSGCHDMERVIGLAKHFRIPALVCLNRWDINEKMAGSIEKKARELGAPVVGRIPYNPAFTRAQLTGEPVVRLDGRLAVIIESIWQEIERAGGEHGVSWK; this is translated from the coding sequence ATGAAAGACGAAAAGCCCACCGAAATAGTTATCATAAGCGGCAAGGGCGGCACCGGCAAAACGAGCCTCACCGCCGCCTTTGCAAGCCTTACGGGAAAGTGCGTTCTTGCGGACTGCGACGTGGATGCGGCAGACCTTCACCTGATCGTTAATCCCGAAGTGGTGGAAGTGCACGAATTCTGGAGCGGGCACAGTGCGGTTATAAAGGCCGATCGGTGTAACGGCTGTGGGGTGTGCGCCGAGTATTGCCGCTTTGATGCGGTAATTCCCCGGGACGGGCGATTCTGGATCGACGAGCTTTCCTGTGAAGGGTGCGGTCTGTGCGTCCGCCTGTGTCCGGAGGAAGCCGTGGACTTTATCCCCAGGCTTTGCGGTCATTGGATGATTTCTGAGACTTCTTTCGGGCCGATGGTCCACGCCCAGCTCGGCATAGGGGCGGAAAATTCCGGCCGGCTGGTTTCCGTCGTGAGAAAGCAGGCCCGAGAAATAGCACGGAGACGGGCCATACCACTGGTCCTGGTTGACGGCCCACCCGGTATCGGATGTCCCGTGATCTCTTCTGTTACCGGAGCGGATCTTGTCGTGGTGGTGGTAGAACCCACGCTTTCGGGATGCCACGACATGGAGCGGGTCATCGGGCTTGCAAAGCATTTCAGGATTCCCGCCCTGGTCTGCCTGAACAGGTGGGACATAAACGAGAAGATGGCCGGGAGCATAGAGAAGAAAGCACGAGAGCTCGGTGCCCCCGTTGTAGGCCGCATCCCTTACAATCCTGCCTTTACGAGAGCTCAACTGACAGGGGAGCCGGTGGTTCGGCTCGACGGGAGACTGGCGGTTATCATCGAATCGATATGGCAGGAGATAGAGAGAGCTGGAGGGGAGCATGGAGTTTCGTGGAAGTAA
- a CDS encoding FAD-dependent oxidoreductase → MRDPLFEPISLGGLVVRNRIVMPAVHLNMADRGKVTDRICAFYAERAKGGAGLIIVGFATVNEYAGGPGNIGAHKDEFIPGLKKLAGAIRENGAAAAVQLNHAGRYNLSAFLGGKPPVAPSPIPSRLTKETPREMTIEEIKATVRDFAEAARRVREAGFDAVEILSGTGYLISEFLSPLTNRRNDEYGGSLENRMRFGIEVVRAVREAVGPDFPVLVRLNGNDMMPGGISREDLFTYASRLVEEGICALDINVGWHEARVPQIVSEVPRGAFAYLARTFRERLPVPVISGHRINDPATARQLIGNHLCDMVAMARSLIADPYLPEKARTGREHEIIHCVACAQGCFDNLFKMRSVECLCNPRAGHEMEETPPKASRRKKVLIAGGGAAGMSAAITAHDRGHEVMLFEKGDRLGGQLLLAGAPPGREEFLQLAEDLARQVTKRAIKVTLNTEVTPELVREISPDVLIVATGAEPLTPPIPGLDNPPESVQILQAWDVLSGRAWTGQKVVVVGGGAVGIETALYLADCGTLKGEALRFLLTHQADDPKLLLEYASRGTKEITLIEMLPEIGKDVGLSTRWCFLQDLQRHGVKVLTSTKAVAIRDGGIEVEQNGSRVVIPAETVVLATGARPFNPFKDMAESLEIPVYVIGDASKIGKAFDAIHSGYRVATEI, encoded by the coding sequence ATGAGAGATCCTCTTTTTGAACCCATCAGTCTGGGAGGTCTTGTCGTCAGAAACCGCATAGTAATGCCGGCGGTACATCTGAACATGGCCGACCGGGGTAAGGTGACCGACCGAATTTGTGCTTTTTACGCCGAGCGGGCAAAGGGTGGAGCAGGGCTGATTATCGTTGGCTTTGCAACGGTGAACGAATACGCAGGAGGGCCCGGAAACATCGGTGCTCATAAAGATGAATTCATTCCCGGGCTGAAAAAACTGGCCGGTGCAATCAGGGAAAATGGCGCTGCGGCGGCGGTTCAGCTTAACCACGCAGGCAGGTATAACCTTTCAGCCTTCCTGGGCGGTAAACCTCCCGTTGCCCCATCGCCGATTCCGTCCCGTCTCACGAAGGAAACCCCGCGCGAGATGACAATAGAAGAAATCAAAGCGACCGTAAGAGACTTTGCCGAGGCTGCCAGGCGCGTAAGAGAAGCCGGCTTTGACGCCGTGGAAATCCTGAGCGGTACGGGGTACCTCATAAGTGAGTTCCTTTCGCCTCTCACCAACCGGCGCAACGACGAGTACGGGGGGTCTCTGGAAAACCGCATGAGATTCGGCATTGAAGTGGTCAGAGCCGTTCGTGAAGCGGTTGGCCCGGATTTTCCCGTTCTCGTAAGGCTTAATGGAAACGACATGATGCCGGGAGGAATATCCCGAGAGGATCTTTTCACCTATGCTTCAAGGCTTGTGGAAGAAGGAATCTGTGCATTGGACATCAACGTTGGATGGCACGAAGCCAGAGTACCTCAAATAGTCTCGGAGGTTCCCAGGGGTGCCTTTGCATACCTTGCCAGAACCTTCAGGGAGCGACTGCCCGTCCCCGTTATCTCGGGCCATCGTATAAACGATCCCGCAACGGCCCGCCAGCTTATAGGAAACCACCTGTGCGACATGGTTGCGATGGCACGAAGCCTTATAGCGGATCCCTATCTGCCCGAAAAAGCGAGAACCGGGCGCGAACATGAAATAATCCACTGCGTGGCCTGTGCTCAGGGCTGTTTCGACAATCTCTTTAAGATGCGCTCCGTGGAGTGCCTCTGCAATCCGAGGGCGGGTCACGAAATGGAAGAAACCCCACCAAAGGCCTCCCGAAGAAAGAAGGTGCTGATAGCAGGGGGTGGGGCGGCAGGAATGAGCGCGGCCATTACGGCTCACGATAGAGGTCATGAGGTCATGCTTTTTGAAAAAGGCGACCGTCTGGGAGGGCAGCTACTCCTTGCAGGTGCGCCGCCGGGACGGGAAGAGTTCCTGCAGCTTGCGGAGGATCTGGCACGGCAGGTCACGAAAAGAGCCATCAAGGTTACGCTGAACACGGAAGTAACTCCGGAACTCGTACGGGAAATTTCCCCCGACGTTCTGATAGTCGCAACGGGCGCAGAGCCGCTGACCCCGCCTATCCCAGGCCTGGACAACCCTCCCGAATCGGTTCAGATTCTACAGGCCTGGGATGTTCTCTCGGGAAGGGCCTGGACGGGGCAGAAGGTCGTCGTCGTGGGTGGAGGAGCCGTGGGCATTGAAACGGCTCTGTACCTTGCGGACTGCGGAACCCTCAAGGGTGAAGCGCTGAGGTTCCTTCTGACTCATCAGGCCGATGACCCGAAACTCCTTCTGGAATATGCCTCCAGAGGAACGAAGGAAATCACCCTGATAGAAATGCTCCCTGAGATAGGGAAGGATGTTGGCCTGAGTACCAGATGGTGTTTCCTGCAGGACTTACAGCGCCACGGAGTAAAGGTACTTACATCGACAAAGGCCGTTGCTATCAGAGATGGCGGCATTGAGGTTGAGCAGAATGGAAGCCGGGTCGTTATACCTGCGGAAACCGTCGTGCTCGCCACAGGAGCGCGACCCTTTAATCCCTTCAAAGACATGGCGGAATCTTTGGAAATCCCCGTTTACGTAATCGGGGATGCTTCAAAGATAGGCAAGGCTTTTGACGCAATCCATTCAGGTTACAGGGTGGCAACGGAAATCTGA
- a CDS encoding ferritin family protein has protein sequence MQNLDRLINVYEFALNQEYTGKAFFETALSRLSVGAAVDAFKKLIQEEEKHIRFISSILERLREGKELRVEELREVVGEVPNYFVDRATKERLDSTVLDSMIPDVTVFNTAWLIEKDLSDFYRRMAERSDGEVRGAFRLLSEWEKVHEEFFREYRDRLQKMYEGLPWGG, from the coding sequence ATGCAAAACCTCGACAGGTTGATCAACGTTTATGAGTTTGCTTTAAATCAGGAATATACCGGAAAAGCTTTCTTCGAAACGGCTTTGAGCCGTCTGAGCGTAGGTGCGGCCGTTGATGCCTTTAAAAAACTCATACAGGAGGAGGAAAAACACATCCGCTTTATTTCTTCAATTCTCGAAAGGCTCAGGGAAGGAAAAGAACTGAGGGTGGAAGAGTTGCGAGAAGTCGTGGGTGAAGTACCCAACTACTTCGTGGATAGAGCCACTAAAGAGCGCCTGGATTCAACGGTGCTGGACTCCATGATCCCCGATGTAACGGTTTTCAATACCGCCTGGCTCATCGAAAAGGACCTGAGCGATTTTTACCGCCGCATGGCCGAACGTAGCGATGGAGAAGTCAGAGGCGCGTTCAGGCTGTTGTCAGAGTGGGAAAAGGTCCACGAAGAGTTTTTCCGTGAATACAGAGATCGACTTCAGAAGATGTACGAGGGGCTTCCCTGGGGCGGATAA
- a CDS encoding iron-sulfur cluster assembly scaffold protein, whose protein sequence is MEFRGSKFEEALEFAIGLTSESDLLPAPDGWNGHAVTRGSCGDEIEIWIKTDRDVIVDAACRVRGCLPSRACTVSAIELIRGKRLRDAELLSPRDILSRIDLPEDAEHCAVLAVEALQAALRNLKGGKETEEKGQ, encoded by the coding sequence ATGGAGTTTCGTGGAAGTAAGTTCGAAGAAGCCCTGGAGTTCGCAATCGGGCTTACTTCTGAAAGTGATCTTCTTCCGGCCCCGGACGGATGGAACGGACATGCCGTAACCCGGGGATCCTGCGGAGACGAAATAGAAATATGGATAAAAACGGATCGTGATGTCATCGTCGATGCGGCCTGCAGGGTCAGAGGCTGCCTCCCTTCCAGAGCCTGCACAGTGTCGGCAATTGAGCTGATCAGAGGAAAAAGGCTTCGGGATGCAGAGCTTCTTTCACCCCGGGACATCCTGAGCCGAATAGATCTGCCTGAAGATGCCGAACATTGTGCAGTTCTGGCCGTAGAAGCCCTTCAGGCCGCATTGAGGAATCTGAAAGGCGGAAAGGAAACGGAGGAAAAGGGTCAATGA
- a CDS encoding thioredoxin domain-containing protein, whose amino-acid sequence MPNRLINEKSPYLLQHANNPVDWYPWGNEAFERARLEQKPIFLSIGYSTCHWCHVMARESFEDPEIADFLNRHFVPVKVDREERPDVDEVYMAFCQALTGSGGWPLSVFLTPDGKPFFAGTYFPKSRRGNVPAFREVLEIIAKIWQDRKAEVEENARKMVDILNQRITLEASPDFDAERLFHDAFESLSHAFDPQWGGFGPAPKFPTPHQLMFLLRYYSKYGNDNALQMVERTLEMILTGGIYDHLGGGIHRYAVDREWMIPHFEKMLYDQAMITLALVEAHQCAGNELFAGAAREISDYVLRDLAEPEGRFFFSAEDAESGGEEGAYYLWTLSEILETLGEEDGLLAAGVFGITEEGNFMGRNVLSRRTLLLQGEDRSVSEKIGEIKSKLLRKRYERLRPFRDEKVISSWNGLEIAALASAGLVLEHQRYIDVALRVARYLWENMKDRRGYLAHTMFKGLSGSSGFLEDYAFFAFGCLELYRASGDPEILFIASEASRSMLDIFWDPREDFFKYSVSDGPSLDLIPAGYYDGAVPSAVSCAFAVVERFYRITGDPVWRDVSDKVSGKLLTMAQRTPVGATFFLSTLLESYLPKEDIVFLPGRDISTGQFLTAIARRFSPGRVVVCLPENDGQRRTLADLIPYTGNMEKIGEYSTVYSCVDGVCSAPLRASEFLRGF is encoded by the coding sequence ATGCCCAATAGGCTGATAAACGAAAAGAGTCCCTATTTGCTTCAACACGCCAACAATCCCGTGGACTGGTATCCCTGGGGTAACGAGGCCTTCGAGAGGGCCAGGCTTGAGCAGAAGCCCATATTTCTTTCCATAGGCTACTCGACTTGCCACTGGTGCCATGTGATGGCTCGTGAGTCCTTTGAAGACCCGGAGATTGCCGATTTCCTCAACCGCCACTTTGTACCCGTTAAGGTGGACAGAGAAGAACGGCCAGATGTGGACGAAGTTTACATGGCCTTCTGTCAGGCTCTCACCGGCTCGGGCGGGTGGCCTCTCTCGGTTTTCCTGACTCCAGATGGAAAGCCCTTTTTCGCGGGTACCTATTTCCCCAAAAGCCGTCGTGGCAATGTTCCGGCATTTCGGGAAGTTCTTGAGATAATCGCAAAGATCTGGCAGGACAGAAAAGCCGAGGTGGAAGAAAATGCCCGTAAGATGGTGGACATTCTCAATCAGCGCATAACACTGGAGGCAAGCCCGGATTTTGATGCGGAAAGGCTTTTTCACGATGCTTTTGAGAGCCTCTCTCATGCCTTCGATCCTCAATGGGGTGGTTTTGGGCCTGCTCCCAAGTTTCCGACACCTCACCAGCTGATGTTTCTTCTCAGGTATTATTCAAAGTACGGAAACGATAACGCTCTCCAGATGGTCGAGCGAACCCTCGAAATGATTCTCACCGGAGGAATATACGACCATCTGGGTGGAGGAATTCACAGATACGCCGTGGACAGAGAATGGATGATCCCTCACTTTGAAAAAATGCTTTACGATCAGGCCATGATTACACTGGCCCTCGTAGAGGCACACCAGTGTGCCGGAAACGAGCTTTTTGCCGGGGCAGCCCGGGAAATAAGTGACTATGTTCTCAGAGATCTTGCCGAACCCGAAGGGAGGTTCTTTTTTTCGGCGGAAGATGCGGAAAGTGGAGGAGAAGAAGGGGCTTATTATCTGTGGACTCTTTCGGAGATTCTGGAGACACTGGGGGAAGAAGACGGCCTGCTGGCTGCAGGGGTTTTTGGAATAACGGAAGAAGGGAATTTTATGGGACGCAATGTGCTGTCCCGACGGACCCTTTTGCTACAGGGCGAGGACAGATCCGTTTCGGAGAAAATCGGAGAGATCAAATCGAAACTTCTTCGCAAAAGATACGAACGCCTCAGGCCTTTCAGAGACGAAAAGGTCATATCTTCCTGGAACGGCCTTGAGATTGCCGCACTTGCGTCGGCAGGGCTGGTTCTTGAGCACCAGCGGTACATTGACGTAGCCCTCAGAGTTGCTCGCTACCTGTGGGAAAACATGAAGGACCGCCGAGGCTATCTTGCTCACACTATGTTCAAAGGCCTTTCAGGGTCTTCCGGGTTTCTCGAAGATTACGCCTTCTTTGCCTTTGGTTGTCTGGAGCTTTACAGGGCAAGCGGGGATCCGGAGATCCTCTTCATCGCCAGCGAGGCATCCAGATCCATGTTGGACATCTTCTGGGACCCCCGGGAAGATTTCTTCAAATATTCCGTGAGTGACGGCCCCTCCCTTGACCTCATTCCTGCAGGCTACTACGACGGTGCCGTTCCTTCGGCGGTAAGCTGTGCTTTTGCGGTTGTGGAGCGCTTCTATCGGATTACGGGGGATCCCGTGTGGAGGGATGTTTCCGACAAGGTCTCAGGGAAGCTCCTTACCATGGCCCAACGAACCCCCGTGGGGGCCACCTTTTTCCTGAGCACCCTCCTGGAATCTTACCTGCCCAAAGAGGACATAGTTTTTCTTCCCGGCAGGGACATAAGCACCGGACAATTTTTGACGGCCATCGCAAGACGATTTTCTCCCGGAAGAGTCGTGGTATGCCTGCCCGAGAACGACGGTCAAAGGCGTACACTGGCCGATCTCATTCCCTACACCGGGAATATGGAAAAAATAGGGGAATACTCAACGGTTTATTCCTGTGTGGACGGAGTGTGCAGTGCACCTTTGAGAGCCTCAGAATTTCTCAGGGGATTTTAG
- a CDS encoding MarR family winged helix-turn-helix transcriptional regulator — MTKEKEEKQSLLPQIEEIGKRCVCYNVKKVARHITRYYDEALRPSGLRATQYAILMATKAREPISLSELSRITMTDRTTLTRNLSVLQRKGFVVVRHGADDRRQRFVEITEKGREVLLKAIPLWEAAQSRIEKQLGEGRIKRLLDELSEVSKIIRKR; from the coding sequence ATGACGAAAGAGAAAGAAGAAAAGCAGAGCCTTTTGCCGCAAATTGAAGAGATAGGAAAGCGCTGTGTGTGCTACAACGTCAAAAAGGTAGCAAGGCACATAACCCGTTATTACGATGAGGCCCTGAGGCCAAGCGGCCTCAGAGCCACCCAGTACGCAATTCTTATGGCAACCAAAGCCCGGGAACCGATAAGCCTTTCGGAGCTCTCACGCATCACGATGACGGATCGAACAACCCTCACCCGAAATCTAAGCGTTTTGCAACGAAAGGGATTTGTGGTCGTAAGGCACGGGGCCGACGATCGGCGGCAGAGATTCGTTGAAATCACGGAAAAAGGAAGGGAAGTTCTCTTAAAGGCCATTCCTCTCTGGGAAGCGGCTCAGAGCCGGATTGAGAAACAGCTCGGCGAAGGCCGCATAAAAAGACTTCTTGATGAGCTGTCCGAGGTGTCAAAAATTATCAGGAAAAGGTGA
- a CDS encoding ATP-binding protein, with protein MILAVASGKGGTGKTTLAVNIARVIEEPVQLLDCDVEEPNVHLFLPPHGSHTEEISISIPEPREELCNGCGECSEFCQFNALVVLNKVPLVFPELCHSCGGCLVLCPQKALREVPRPIGIVETWRQDSITVIQGRLNVGVAMSPPLIRAVKARMKPGMTTVLDAPPGTSCPVITTVRGADVSLLVTEPTPFGFHDLKLAVGMVRKLGVPFGVVINRSDIGDDRVVKFCEEEGIPVLGEIPEDRRIAEAYSRGDILVDVLPEYRPLFKEIAVKIRDIGGVGNAYL; from the coding sequence ATGATCCTTGCCGTTGCATCTGGAAAGGGCGGCACCGGGAAGACCACTCTTGCAGTCAACATAGCCAGGGTCATAGAAGAACCGGTGCAGCTTCTCGATTGCGATGTGGAGGAACCAAACGTTCATCTCTTTCTCCCCCCTCACGGTTCTCACACAGAAGAGATCAGCATTTCAATACCGGAGCCCCGGGAGGAGCTTTGCAACGGCTGTGGTGAATGCTCGGAGTTCTGCCAGTTTAACGCCCTCGTCGTGCTGAACAAAGTACCTCTGGTTTTTCCCGAGCTCTGCCACAGTTGTGGCGGATGCCTTGTCCTGTGCCCTCAAAAGGCTCTTCGGGAAGTTCCAAGGCCGATCGGAATTGTTGAAACCTGGCGGCAGGATTCAATAACGGTCATACAGGGGCGGTTGAATGTCGGGGTTGCCATGTCTCCGCCGCTGATCAGAGCCGTTAAGGCGAGAATGAAACCGGGAATGACAACCGTCCTCGATGCTCCACCGGGAACGTCCTGTCCCGTCATCACGACGGTTCGAGGGGCCGATGTGTCTCTCCTCGTGACGGAGCCAACGCCTTTTGGGTTCCACGATCTGAAGCTCGCCGTGGGAATGGTGAGAAAGCTCGGAGTCCCCTTCGGGGTGGTGATCAATCGCTCTGACATCGGCGACGACAGGGTTGTGAAATTCTGTGAAGAGGAAGGTATCCCGGTTCTGGGGGAGATTCCCGAAGATCGGCGGATTGCCGAAGCTTACTCACGGGGAGACATTCTCGTCGATGTACTGCCCGAATACAGACCCCTTTTTAAAGAAATTGCCGTGAAAATTCGGGATATAGGTGGAGTCGGAAATGCCTACCTATGA
- the tpx gene encoding thiol peroxidase, which translates to MAHHSVTLQGKEVKLSGVLPEVGQKAPAFRAVAQDLTTVEFPGKFSGKVVVLASVPSLDTPVCDIEGKRFNEESTKLSSDVEIVIVSMDLPFAQKRWCGASGVERLTTLSDHRWASFGNAYGVLMEDLRLLARAVFVVDASGVIRHVQLVPEVTHEPDYDSVLKAVKECIG; encoded by the coding sequence ATGGCACATCATTCGGTGACGCTTCAGGGTAAAGAGGTGAAGCTTTCGGGAGTGCTTCCGGAGGTGGGGCAGAAAGCCCCGGCCTTCAGAGCCGTGGCTCAGGATCTTACCACCGTTGAGTTTCCCGGTAAGTTTTCCGGTAAGGTTGTTGTTCTTGCTTCTGTTCCCTCTTTAGACACCCCCGTTTGTGACATCGAGGGAAAACGGTTCAACGAAGAGTCAACGAAGCTCAGCTCCGATGTTGAAATCGTAATAGTGAGCATGGATCTTCCTTTTGCACAGAAGCGCTGGTGTGGTGCATCGGGGGTAGAACGCCTCACGACCCTTTCCGACCATCGATGGGCTTCCTTCGGTAACGCTTACGGGGTTTTGATGGAAGACCTGAGGCTGCTTGCCAGAGCCGTTTTCGTCGTGGATGCTTCCGGAGTTATACGCCATGTACAACTGGTTCCTGAGGTGACCCATGAACCCGATTACGATTCAGTTCTCAAAGCCGTGAAAGAGTGCATCGGTTAG
- a CDS encoding Mrp/NBP35 family ATP-binding protein has product MTESKSCKSCTEVSCSAKRRKEGESEEEFAKRQKRAQRLCGIRRRLVVMSGKGGVGKSTVAVNLAVALAMKGYRTGLLDVDIHGPSVPTLLGMEGRPLYGQEEGLIPVECDGLKVISAGFLLRSPEDAVVWRGPMKSNIIRQFIEEVIWGELDYLVVDCPPGTGDEPLSVCHTLERVDGALIVTTPQKLAAVDVMKCINFCRAVRVPIVGLIENMSGFVCAVCKSVTNIFKKGGGRELSEKMGVPFLGSIPIDPEIVAAGDEGRPFVRAFPDSPATKEILKIVGEIENRFPEEVKEKEPREVCV; this is encoded by the coding sequence ATGACGGAATCGAAGAGCTGCAAAAGCTGTACGGAAGTATCATGCTCGGCCAAAAGGCGAAAAGAGGGAGAGAGCGAAGAGGAGTTTGCAAAACGCCAGAAGAGGGCCCAGCGTCTGTGCGGTATTCGCCGTAGACTGGTGGTAATGTCCGGCAAGGGCGGTGTGGGAAAAAGCACGGTGGCCGTCAATCTGGCTGTGGCACTGGCCATGAAGGGCTACAGGACGGGATTGCTGGACGTGGACATACACGGTCCCAGCGTGCCCACACTGCTGGGAATGGAAGGCCGACCGCTCTACGGACAGGAAGAAGGGCTGATCCCCGTGGAATGTGACGGGCTCAAAGTCATATCGGCAGGCTTTCTGCTCCGTTCTCCGGAAGATGCCGTGGTATGGCGAGGCCCGATGAAGTCAAACATTATCAGGCAGTTTATCGAAGAGGTCATCTGGGGTGAACTGGATTACCTCGTAGTTGATTGCCCTCCCGGTACCGGAGACGAGCCTCTTTCGGTCTGCCACACCCTTGAGCGCGTTGACGGCGCTTTGATCGTGACGACTCCTCAAAAACTTGCGGCCGTGGACGTGATGAAGTGCATTAACTTCTGCCGTGCCGTAAGGGTTCCCATTGTAGGGTTGATCGAGAACATGAGCGGTTTTGTCTGCGCCGTCTGTAAAAGCGTTACAAATATTTTCAAAAAAGGCGGTGGAAGGGAGCTTTCGGAAAAAATGGGAGTGCCCTTTCTGGGCTCGATTCCCATAGATCCCGAAATCGTCGCGGCCGGCGATGAAGGCCGACCTTTTGTGAGGGCTTTTCCCGATTCCCCGGCAACGAAGGAAATTTTGAAAATCGTCGGGGAGATAGAAAACCGTTTCCCCGAAGAAGTGAAAGAGAAAGAACCCAGGGAGGTATGTGTATGA
- a CDS encoding NifB/NifX family molybdenum-iron cluster-binding protein has translation MKIAIPLANGRLSMHFGHSEYFALIEVDPGSKKILKRTDIQAPPHQPGLLPRWMADQGVNVVIAGGMGQRAISLFEQLGIRVFFGAPADYPENLVRDYLEGTLIQGPNVCDH, from the coding sequence ATGAAGATAGCAATTCCTCTTGCGAACGGCCGCCTGTCCATGCACTTCGGCCACTCTGAGTATTTTGCCCTTATCGAAGTGGATCCCGGGAGCAAGAAGATATTGAAAAGGACGGACATTCAGGCACCGCCTCATCAACCGGGTCTGTTACCCCGCTGGATGGCGGATCAGGGAGTAAACGTTGTCATAGCAGGGGGTATGGGTCAGAGGGCGATAAGCTTATTCGAACAGCTCGGTATTCGTGTTTTCTTTGGGGCTCCCGCTGATTACCCGGAGAATCTGGTAAGAGATTACCTGGAGGGTACCCTGATTCAGGGACCCAACGTTTGTGATCACTAG